The genomic interval caggcatgaaagtggtgcacagacacacatggaggcaaaacactcagacacataaagtaaaatagaaataaataaagaacccCAAAAAGGGACCCTGATTTCCCCTGTATCACTCTGACCTCTACAGAAGCACTgtggcacatacacataataaatgaaaataaaattgggCAAGAGACATGACCCAGGAGgcaaaaacacttgctgctcttccagaagatctggtttgggtttgattcccagcatcttcAGTGTGGCTAACAAACATCTGTTTCTCCGGTCCCAAAGAACCTgatccctcttctgacctccatgggtattGAACACACACAGggaacagacatacacacagtcaaAACATTCATACCCATCaaataaaatctcagaaaaaaatagaaatctctTCCTATCAGGGACCCCACAGCTACCACAAGTAGCACAGACCCAGGTAAGAGCAGATCTCATCCCTCATCAAATGTGAGGGTGCAGTAAAGAAACTGTACGTGAAGCTCCATGGTTGAAAAGGGAAAAGTTTATTCCACACTACCAAGCAGAGAGAATGGGGTGGGAAGAGGAGCATATTTCTAGGATTATAGAAGAGAACCTGTGAGCTGAGGTGACTTTGAAGTATGTGACACTTTGGGACTCGGAAGTGTATAACAAGTACTTTGTGAGTAGGGATCCAGGGACCCTAGCAGCTCGCACAGACCTTAATATGCTAATAGGAACCGCAAGCATGCGTTAATGGAAGAGTCATAGGTCCTTTTTATCCAAGTAAGGAGCCCCTTTAGCAAGCAAGAACTATCTTCTCAAGTCCCTGAGAGAATACTGGCTTTTGTCTAAGTGCCAGACTCTGGGAAGAGGAATTTCTCAATTTCTCAGCACCTGACAGGAGGAGGACGTTGCAGAAAGCCACAATAAGTCAAAATGCAGAGGATAACTGCTGGCTGCACGGCCCCAACCGATGTAGTTATAGCACAACTCCTGCACTTAAGGCTCAGGATACTTTAAGGAACAGGGCCAAGGAGGGGCTTGTAAGAACCTGCCAACCAAGGCATCTGCTGTGAACTTATGTATTCTTGCTGTGTTGGGGAACACAGCTGCCTAAAGACCTGCACAATTTCAACAACAGTTTGCTATGAAATATAATGCCAGGAGGTGGTACAtagtgggcccatgccaaggcaacAGATCTGGTATAAAGGAGGTTtcctgggagaagggagaggagtgaggaTCTGGGGcaggggtagaggcagacagaccagGGCagagccatgggggggggggggaggagggggggaggcgggcagaggaggacagaaagagagagagagagagagagagagagagacagacccaTCACCTGGCAGAGCTGGTCtttgctaggtccctgggaggagcctagtggCCTAGTGGAAGCTAACACAGTTGACTTCCAAATGTAGCTAGAGAAAGCTCTTGGAGTCCcgcccctagatgaagagctacaatCAATTAGCTCTTGCAGAAGGAGGAACAATTAGTCTTCCCTGGGGATGAGCCTCTTTTAGAcctgggggggagggaggggggacaaTTCCTGAGTGTCTGATTAAAGCAAGCTGTATTTACAACTGGCCAGCTGGCTGCCTCTCCCAAAGTGGGGATTTCAGAAAGCAGCCCCTCACTGGCTTTTGAGGTTCCTTTTATGGGGAAAGGTTAGGGCTAATAGAAAACAGATGTCGGGATAATTGGCTGTTAGAAAGGAGGCAATAAAAATAAGTGCAAGAAAACATCATGTGGAAAGACAGTCATCAAGGTATCTCAGAAGACACTTTTGTAAGGCAAAAGGACAATCATATCACAGGTTCAGGAGTTTAGCAAGGCAAAGGGGTGGGCACACATGATGGAGTCACAAATTCAGCATAGGTTGAAAAACATGGTTTGCAGGCTACACTAGGCTTAAGCAGAACCTTATTCTTGTAGGAGACTTAATAACAATGTGTAACAATGTGGCTCTTTAACAATCAATGTGGCACCTGTTTCCCTTTTACAGCTGCTCTGGGTGTTCCAATACCAGGTGGTCAGCCCCACAAACTTACACTCCAATGCAACACTGAACAGACTCACtgattgtgtttatttattcatttatatatgtatatataacaacaATGGTTTAGAAAGAGGCCCTGGGGCTGGATagacggctcagcagttgagagcactgccTCTTCTTCTGGGGGTCccgaattcaattcccagaaactacatggtggcttacaacaatAAATTCTGATATTCTCTTCTAGCCTagaggtatacatgcagatagagcactcatatacatacaaataataataataataataataataataataataataataataataataataataataataaaagcctctttaaaaaatatacatcctgggcctggagagatggctcagtggtttagagcaccgactgctctcccagaggtcctgagttcaattcctggcagccacatggtggctcacaaccatctgtaatggggtctgatgccctcttctggtgtgtctgaagacagcaatggtatattcatatacataaaataagtaaatcaaaaaaaaataaatatacgtCTGTGAATGTGGGCAGGACATACATGAGAGGAGTaggaagaaatgatataattatattttaattaaatcaaaataaataaatactgctcAGTGTAGTGTGTACATCTTTAACCCCAACACTGAGGAGGCACAAGTAggttgggtctctgtgagtttgaggccagcttggtttgcatagcaagttccaggccaaccactcaaaaataaaacataaaaataaaatcatttcccTAAATAGGAAAGGTCCCTTGAGCTAAGGGGAAAGTCTAAAAAGCGTTCGGTTGTGGGGCCTTTACAGAGCACCCACCTCTCTCATGTTTGTGTGAGGTGGGCTTTTCTTTCACGTGTTCTGTTCCTTAAATGGCCAGTGTCCTTTCTAGTCACTAAACGGCACTGTAGAGTGGGATCTCAAGTCTATCCCACCCTTACATACATCTTAGAGCCAAAGCTCAACTAACCCCTATTCCTATTGCATGGCCTCTTCCCCAAAGACCATGACAGTTTCCCAGGTTCCGCCTAGACTCAGCCCCGCCCACCTGCCACGCGGCAGgaccgctgctgctgctgctgctgcttcttcttcttcctcccgcCAGGGGCAGCTCGCACCCACAGAGCCTACTTACACCGGGGCCCTGCACTATCTGGAGAGGGCAGCGGTGAGTTACAAAAACAACCCGTACCTTCTTCCTCAACCCGCTTTCACCAAGTACTCTGAACTCTTTTTGGTCCCTTTATTCCCTAGTCTCTCATCCTGACAACCCgcgaccccccctccccccaggcttcctttcctctttccatttcCCGAGCAAGCTCCTCCCCAGTTGCGGCCCCAGGCCACCGTCCACCCCACCCCATCGTCGTCATCTACCCCATCCggttcttcctccttcttgctGTCCCTCTCCAAATCTCAgggttcctcttcctccaccgTCTGGCCTCAACCTCCCTGAGGATTTAGGGCCCTCGAAGAACTCCATTTCTTCCCTCAGCTCTTCTTACTTCAGGAAGATGGGTCAGGACCTCACAAGAGGGAGATCTGCCACGGGTGCTGAGGAAACTTGTTTATAAATTCAGTTGAATTCCTGGCAGTCTTCTTGATTTAAGAATGTTCTTGGCGCAACCCTTAGGGTAGCCACCCAGCTAGCCCCTCACTCTCCTCACCATCTGTGGGGATTGGCCAAGTTTACTGTCAGTCTGCAGAGGCAAGTCCAGCTAGTCGCTGTTAACTGTCTTCTCCAGGCCACCTGGACTGAGACAGCTTTCCATGGACGGCTCTGAAGATGATGCGACCATATTCGGTGCCCACTGTCTGCCCAGTGACCCCAGACTCTGGGCCACTGTGACGAACTCATACCTAGGTACACGTGTATATCATGACACCATCCATATAAACGGTGTGTACAATGGTGCTGGGGGTGACACTCACCGGGCAATTCTGCCCAGTCCCCTCAATGTCCAGCTAGAAGCCCCTGCAGGAACAGAGCAGCTGGCAGAGACCTTTACCCTGGACACCAACACAGGTTAGCTGCCACCAACCCGTGCCAAGCTATTGCTCTGGGTGAGAGGGGCTCCTCACTTGTCCATGAAGTAGAGAAAGGGGCCGAAAAGTCCAGTATGTGACTCAGGGCTGTAACCTTGGCACTGGTAGTGGGAAGGTTGGGGCGGGAAGACGGAGAACAGGAGCTTAGCCTCCAGTACACACcaagacccatctcaaaaataagtaaacaaatggcCTTTAATTTAAGGGGGGGAAAAGGCATAAAAAAGCTGCCTCCCAAGATGAGGCCTCTGTGGTTGGTCTTGCTTTCTTTTCATCTGGGTGGGCCCACTACAGAGTGGGGAGAGGCAGCCTGAGGTCTGAAGGACCCCACTCCCAGCCCAGGAAGGTTCTGGTGTTCTGTGGTATTGACTGTCTGACTTTCCCCAACCCTCCCCTAGGTTCCTTCCTCCACACCCTGGAAGGCCCCAGCTTCCGGGCTTCCCAATGCATCTATGCTCACCGTGTGTTACCCCATGTACTGGTCTTCAGTGTGTCCATTTCACGCCTGACCACAGAGAACAAGCCCATCACAGTGCCATTACAGGCAGACTTCTCCCCAGAAAGCCCAGACCTGGACCTGCATGTGGGGCCAGACTTCCAGGGACTCAGGTAAGGAGTACACTGGGTAAATCTATGTAGCCCAGAGAGAGAGTCCTTTCTTAAGACTCAGCTATGCCTTTGTAGGTACCTGCATGGCCACACACTCACCCCTGAGCAGCCTGGAGAGCCACAGCAGGAAGTGCATATGCTATGGATGCCAGTTCCCCCAGCCTTGACCcttggggaggaggagaaggacaggACCTGGGAGTTTCTGACTGTTGTGGCTTCCAGCCAGACTGAAGTCCAGGGCTGCTTTGCTGAGGCCCTACAGCTGCAGACCAGGGGCGTTCTGTATACAATCCATGCAGACTCCTGGGGCCAGCTCTGGGAAGGCTGTGGCCTGGATGTGGCTGGGCCCCTGGCCCTGCGCCAGGCCCTTCGTGCCTCTCTCTACTACCTGTTCAGTGAGCTTCCCCAGCCTGACACTCAAGGACCCATCAGCCATGGGCTTAGCCCCGGAGGCCTCTCCAATGGGAGTCGGGAGGAATGCTACTGGGGCCATATCTTCTGGGATCAGGTAAATCCTGCACAGGGAAAGCTGCATGCAGAGACTTCTGGCATCACCTTTGCACTGCCTGAGATCAAGACCAAACATGGGTCTCTAGATAGAAGGGCTTCCTGGAAGAGATGGTTTCTCAGAAGAAGGGTGGGTAGGGATGTGGTAGAAAAGAATGGTCCAGGTTAGAGCAACAGAAGGCCCAAAGGCTGAGGGTGTGCAACATGTGAAGGCAGAGAAGGAGCCTCACAGCAGGCCAAGACCACTAGAGCCTCAGAGTGAGCCAGGTACAAGCCTGGAGCTTACTAAAGGCCTAAAAGAGCCATAGAGACTTTGTAGAAGAACGATCCAGTAGAGATACAGTCTGGAAAGGTCTGTGACTGCCAGGAGTAGCTGGGTGCAGGGAAGCAAGGGCTGGAGAAGGTAGTGCTGTAGGGAGATCAGTGGCCACTGTGTGAGGGAGTAGTGAGAGGGAAGGCTCAAGGCCACTCCTACATTGGACACCTTGTGAAGTCTTCATGGTGGCCCATTCAACAGATGAAGCCAATGAAAGCTGAGGTCAGGCGGTCAGAGAGCAAGCTCTCCCTAGAGACCTGATGCAAACTAGTGCCCATGAGCTTCTCCTGATACTGCCTGGACTGAGAACCAGAACTCTGGGCTGTCTAGGCTGGAAAGATAGCACTGGAGTGGGCAAGCTGGGGAGGCCCCAGGTGGATCTGGGTAAGCATGAAATGTGGGACTCGGAGAGGCAACGGGTTGGCCAGAGGGTAGGGACGGAGGAAGCCCCCAGCTGCCTGCTTGGCTGTGTGTTGGTTGGAAGCCTGAGCAGGTAGAATGTGGGCAGCATAAGAGTAAGGGAGGGAGAAGGTATGGACTCCTGTTTACCTCCGAATGGTTCAtctctcaggacctctggatgttCCCAAATATTTTGATGTTCCACCCAGAGGCTGCCAGGGCCATCCTAGAATACCGAGTCCGAACGCTGGGAGGAGCCCTGAAGAATGCCCAGAACCTGGGCTACCAGGTAATGAATAGGGCCTGGATACCACCCCATAAGCCCCTGCCCCAAGGTCTTCCCAGTGCCATTCAGTGGCCACGAGAGTCCCAtacctccttcctttcttccacaaAGGATTGCCCCTCTGGTAGGGCTGGGCTGCCACCTCCCCAGATCAAGACCTGAGCATCCTGTCTTCTTTCCTCACAGGGAGCCAAGTTTGCTTGGGAAAGTGCACGCACTGGCCTGGAGGTCTGCCCTGAGGACATTTACGGGACCCAGGAGATCCATATCAACGGGGCCGTGGTGTTGGCCTTTCAGTTCTACTACTATTGCACTCAGGTGAGACACTGTCAAATGTGTACCCATGTACCTCATGAggtcacactccactccagggcCTTGGAAGCTGTGTGAACAGGGACTTTGGACGCCAGGCATGGCTTTCTCTGTGTTCCTGCACAGCGGCCCACTTCCGTGCCTGGTCTTTTACCCTGCTCTCACTCTCCAGGACCAGAAGCTCTTTCGAGAGGCTGGTGGCTGGGATGTGGTCAGTTCTGTGGCTGAGTTTTGGTGCAGCCGTGTAGAATGGAGTTCCCAGGACAAGATGTATCACCTGAAAGGTGAGGACCAGGGAACGCAGTGGCCAGCTCCCCATGGGCTCATCATGGAAGGACATGTCCTGAGCCCCTACACTAACTGCCATGTGTCCCTCTGTGACCAGGAGTCATGCCGCCTGATGAGTACCACTCAGGAGTCAACAACTCTGTGTACACCAACGTCCTGGTCCAGAACAGGTCAGACAGAAAACTTCCCCTTCAGGTACCCTTAGCCCCAGCACAGCAGACAGGGCCCAGTCAGAAGCCATGCAACTGTGACTTGTCCCCTCTCCAGCCTGCATTTTGCTGCCGCTTTGGCCAAGGACTTGGGTTTGCCTGTCCCCAAACAGTGGCTGGAGGTGGCTGATAGGATCAAGGTACCATTTGACTCTGAGTACAACTTCCACCCTGAGTTTGACGGCTATGAGCGTGGTGAGTGGTACTGAACCCCCACACTCACCCTGACACACTCTCATCTCCTTGACCAATAACCTATCCCTAGCCTGCTACCCCTTCCCCCAAATCAGGAGAAGAAGTGAAGCAGGCAGATGTTGTGCTCCTGGGATACCCAGTCCCCTTTCCCCTGAGTCCTGACATCCGAAGGAAAAACTTGGAGACTTATGAGGCCGTGACGTCTCCCCGAGGCCCTGCCATGACCTGGGTGAGAAGCCTGGTGGGCAGTCTTGCCCCACGGTGCTCACCTGCCTTCCCACGCGATGGGTCTAACCTCTTCCTATTTGAATTCTAACCTCAGAGCATGTTTGCTGTGGGCTGGATGGAGCTAAAGGACCCCGCAAGGGCTCAGGTCCACCTGAGCAGGAGTTTCGCCAATGTCACTGAACCCTTCAAGGTCAGTCTGGCTCCTACCCCACACTCACTGCCTGGATCTTCTCCCACCGTGGTAGTCTCAGCAGGGTAAAGGTCCTGCCTGACCCTAGGATAATAGCCTCAGGTGACAGTCACCCTTGCTTCCTGCAGGTGTGGACAGAGAATGCAGATGGGTCTGGTGCAGTGAACTTCCTGACAGGCATGGGGGGCTTCCTGCAGGCGGCACTCTTCGGGTGCACAGGATTCAGGTGAGTGCAGCGACCAGCCGTGAAATCCCACTTATCCCAACCCTCTTCACACAGCTCTCCCCACAGGATCACTGAGGCGGGTGTTACCTTTGACCCGCTGTGTCCagacctggtctccagagtgTCTGTCTCTGGTATCTCCTACCTGGGGAACAAGCTCAA from Arvicanthis niloticus isolate mArvNil1 chromosome 1, mArvNil1.pat.X, whole genome shotgun sequence carries:
- the Pgghg gene encoding protein-glucosylgalactosylhydroxylysine glucosidase isoform X2 translates to MDGSEDDATIFGAHCLPSDPRLWATVTNSYLGSFLHTLEGPSFRASQCIYAHRVLPHVLVFSVSISRLTTENKPITVPLQADFSPESPDLDLHVGPDFQGLRYLHGHTLTPEQPGEPQQEVHMLWMPVPPALTLGEEEKDRTWEFLTVVASSQTEVQGCFAEALQLQTRGVLYTIHADSWGQLWEGCGLDVAGPLALRQALRASLYYLFSELPQPDTQGPISHGLSPGGLSNGSREECYWGHIFWDQDLWMFPNILMFHPEAARAILEYRVRTLGGALKNAQNLGYQGAKFAWESARTGLEVCPEDIYGTQEIHINGAVVLAFQFYYYCTQDQKLFREAGGWDVVSSVAEFWCSRVEWSSQDKMYHLKGVMPPDEYHSGVNNSVYTNVLVQNSLHFAAALAKDLGLPVPKQWLEVADRIKVPFDSEYNFHPEFDGYERGEEVKQADVVLLGYPVPFPLSPDIRRKNLETYEAVTSPRGPAMTWSMFAVGWMELKDPARAQVHLSRSFANVTEPFKVWTENADGSGAVNFLTGMGGFLQAALFGCTGFRITEAGVTFDPLCPDLVSRVSVSGISYLGNKLNFAFSKDSVTLEVTARAEPWAPLLEAELWPSLARLPLTPGQKVSFPHSAGRIQRSSTIDAQKFFSVS
- the Pgghg gene encoding protein-glucosylgalactosylhydroxylysine glucosidase isoform X1, with product MDGSEDDATIFGAHCLPSDPRLWATVTNSYLGTRVYHDTIHINGVYNGAGGDTHRAILPSPLNVQLEAPAGTEQLAETFTLDTNTGSFLHTLEGPSFRASQCIYAHRVLPHVLVFSVSISRLTTENKPITVPLQADFSPESPDLDLHVGPDFQGLRYLHGHTLTPEQPGEPQQEVHMLWMPVPPALTLGEEEKDRTWEFLTVVASSQTEVQGCFAEALQLQTRGVLYTIHADSWGQLWEGCGLDVAGPLALRQALRASLYYLFSELPQPDTQGPISHGLSPGGLSNGSREECYWGHIFWDQDLWMFPNILMFHPEAARAILEYRVRTLGGALKNAQNLGYQGAKFAWESARTGLEVCPEDIYGTQEIHINGAVVLAFQFYYYCTQDQKLFREAGGWDVVSSVAEFWCSRVEWSSQDKMYHLKGVMPPDEYHSGVNNSVYTNVLVQNSLHFAAALAKDLGLPVPKQWLEVADRIKVPFDSEYNFHPEFDGYERGEEVKQADVVLLGYPVPFPLSPDIRRKNLETYEAVTSPRGPAMTWSMFAVGWMELKDPARAQVHLSRSFANVTEPFKVWTENADGSGAVNFLTGMGGFLQAALFGCTGFRITEAGVTFDPLCPDLVSRVSVSGISYLGNKLNFAFSKDSVTLEVTARAEPWAPLLEAELWPSLARLPLTPGQKVSFPHSAGRIQRSSTIDAQKFFSVS